The genomic interval tgttcttgctctcaggctctctggggatggcagtttcagctgcagagtcacagccttatcttgtgggtcctttcctgcaggtgcgtccatgggaacacgtgtccagctttgctctgacctgggggctgtgggcaatgcagcctgtggggctggggaatgagctgagtctccctgaatcaaatgctgtCAATAGGACTCTTGCGTGTCTcattgaggttttcttcctagcTGTGAGTTTTCCTCCAGAacgcaaacctgtcctacagcatctgtgtgttatctggaagccccatggagaagcacagagatgctacaacagataaaacgctgtttggtttgtgaaatgagccctatgtgtcctgggctaaatgtgtggttctgagaccttaggaaagggtgagacatgtcatgacctgaggtggatccctctgcccTCTGCAGTTCCCAGTggtttttcagggtaacatgggagtgtgatcagaaaggtgccagcccagggcagctggagcaagacagagggacagagcagctgccctcactctgcactgacccacaggcatcctctggtctctcaggactcgctctgttctccctgagtgcagcagaaatgctgagggtttctgacacccaagaacactccccagggcaggaggtgagaaggagctgtagaaacacccagcctatcaaactcagtttctcaggcctgggggtacagatggtgacagtcccttctgcatcaGGAGCGGTTTCAGCTGacgaagctgaaccccaggactggcccctgtccCACCAGCCCAGGGTCAGGGTGACttctcaagagcccctgggcagagaccctgctcttcattgcacactcatcaagcaccgacgagggctccagccaggacgttctcctggaaaaagaaaagtgtctgtttgtgtgacagggtgggagggtctgtgggagatggctttggtttttcccagagaagtctcccctaacttgtcactgtcttttcctccttgcacaggtcctcatgctcacaggcaccaaatgtccaacagcagctccatcacccagttcctcctcctggcattcacagacacacgggagctgcagctcttgcacttctggctcttcctgggcatctacctggctgccctcctgggcaacggcctcatcatcaccaccatagcctgggaccgacacctccacacccccatgtacttcttcctgctcaacctctccctcctcgacctgggctccatctccaccattctccccaggtccatggcaaattccctctgGAACACAAGGGTCATTTCCTTTCAAGGGTGTGCAGCACAGGTCTTTTTGTTTATCTTCCTGAGCACAGCAGAATATtgtctgctcaccatcatgtcctacgaccgctacgttgccatctgcaaacctctgtactatgggaccctcctgggtagcagagcttgtgtccacatggcagcagctgcctgggccactgggtttctcactgctctgctgcacacggccaatacattttcactgccactgtgcaagggcaatgccctgggccagttcttctgtgaaatcccccagatcctcaagctctcctgctcacactcctacctcagggaagctgggcttattgtggtcagtgtctgtttagcatttgggtgttttgtgttcattgtggtgtcctatgtgcagatcttcagggccgtgctgaggatcccctctgagcagggacggcacaaagccttttccacctgcctccctcacctggtcgtggtctccctgttcctcagcacagaCATGTTTGCCCATCTGAAGCCTCCTTCCATGTCCTCCCCacccctggacctggtggtgtctgttctgtactcagtggtgcctccagcagtgaaccccctcatctacagcatgaggaaccaggagctcaaggatgccctgaggaaactgatggctggattatTTTATGAAGCAATATACTGCTCATCAGTTTCTGCATAATTGTTATAGTGTAAATTGTTGCAGGCCCAGCCTGTCcctctgtattttttgttgctacttgtggtttttcacatgtgataattttgtcatccccttaataattcactgttttctttgcttactgaggggctgtgtaaatgagaagctgtgctctgtgtgtgtttaaacaaattaataggccttgcagcatgtgttttctcctgatatcctttcaccaaggcctgtttggagctgcagggacagttcctgtgtgcatagaAGGAGGGGAAacgtgtccagcatggcagccctgccagggagcaccagcgcttggtcttccagagctgttctcactTCACTTCCAtgctctccttcccatcccttgtgttggtgcaaggcctgagtgctctggcagcttggtccccgtcctgctgtgtgtcagtgctgtgagcgcaggcagggacaggcaatggacaagatgatgttcagggctctcttcaaacctgagttattctatgattcaatgcatctttaccttggagagctctttgaagacagaagatgtagtccttaccagtaaaaagaatgaatcctgcctgcaactgctaacctaaaatatgtaaatcctctcagtttggGTCTGTCTGCTCCACTAACGAAAGTGacctttaaaacacctaatcagaacttGCAAAGAATATtgtccttgcagcgcagacactctggagcctgcacaattagttgagtcttgttttaacatctctctcaagactgttacatgaagtgtcctttagctgaacttttatctttatacactcattataatactaaaatacacatccctaggatgggagacgcaggctcagcccaggacccttcctcaacCACCATGCGTGgtgataaaataattttctaaccAAGATGCTGAGGTGTAAAcgcttggctctttaggactgcagtgAGGGTCTGAATGCAGGGTTAAGATTTTGTATACATTAGCTGTTTCTTTTCTATCTGATGTGCTGGCTTtgctccagcatccagacttgcacaactctgtaataaacagtatctcgtctctgggtgtgggattggctttgcactttgggtagcGAATTCACAATTAGTgaccaggaagaaggaaaaaaaggaaaaaaatgaaaaaataaaagaggcagggaaggacatggaaaaggtgtcaacatttcacattcctatAAAGAATGCTTCTTCACTCAGATCTTTgataggaaatagatttgatcaatttgataaaacaagcataattTTACCTAGTCAGGTCCTGGTCcataaggaggaggatggatgggtatgggattatgaggtgacttgtgtctcagaaactcataattgagttgGAGGACTTTGGCTGTGAAATGGACTGTGACATCTGTCCTGTCTCAGAAGCTGAGaggccagcagcaggaatagagctgggaaggtatctcttccTAAGTACCCACAGATCCTAcccggccttggagatgggttgtcatgtccatcccacctgagaacatgacgggacagcaacagggacatggtcgtgtctgtcagagaagctgaaaggccagcaaaagtcatgggatttagaagatcatggtgaggtgacttctATCTGGTCAGGTAAAAAaacacaagaagcctaacggtttgggttccctgcatgaaaagCAGTTTCTGAGACAGCTGAGCTTTCCTTATTGCTGGGAagagtcaggaaagaaaaaaaaaaaaataaaaaaccaaaatattgcaaagtgcaatttggaagatggagactggatatcaggaggaagaaatgtgactggaagggcagtgctgtggtgcaagaggtcacccagagggagctggatcagcccatggtttgagttccaaagagcagccggtgagggtgcagacacagcagtgaaggtgcagaaatgctggggtgagagcgggtggggaagcgagatgggtgtctgcagcctgcagggaacgaggggcaggtgtaggaccgtgtagaacagcctgtggtggagatggcaaagggcactggcaaggctggaaggcacccgcagaacccaggtctctgtcgccttggccatggcagttgtctctgacactgaggcccaggagaagacgtt from Patagioenas fasciata isolate bPatFas1 chromosome 30, bPatFas1.hap1, whole genome shotgun sequence carries:
- the LOC136112887 gene encoding olfactory receptor 14A16-like translates to MALVFPREVSPNLSLSFPPCTGPHAHRHQMSNSSSITQFLLLAFTDTRELQLLHFWLFLGIYLAALLGNGLIITTIAWDRHLHTPMYFFLLNLSLLDLGSISTILPRSMANSLWNTRVISFQGCAAQVFLFIFLSTAEYCLLTIMSYDRYVAICKPLYYGTLLGSRACVHMAAAAWATGFLTALLHTANTFSLPLCKGNALGQFFCEIPQILKLSCSHSYLREAGLIVVSVCLAFGCFVFIVVSYVQIFRAVLRIPSEQGRHKAFSTCLPHLVVVSLFLSTDMFAHLKPPSMSSPPLDLVVSVLYSVVPPAVNPLIYSMRNQELKDALRKLMAGLFYEAIYCSSVSA